TTCCGGTGCGGCTGATTCGTGTGATGGTGGTGTTATCGCTGTTCTTTGGTCTGTTCGTTTTCACTATTGCGGCTTATATCGTACTGACTTTCGTGTTGGAACCCGCGCCTGCATCCAGTTTTAGTGAGCATCGCGAGGCGACGCCGCGCCAGCTTCTTGATCAGTTAGAATATGAACTGGGGGCAGGAGAGCAACGCTTGCGCCAGGTCGAGCGCTATGTCACTTCCGAAACCTTTGGGGTGCAGAGCCGTTTTCGTCAGTTGTGATATGACTCATTCAATTAACGCTAAAGCCTGCCGGAGGGCATAAAGATGAACAATAATCCCGCCCGAAGCCGTGCAGGTGTAGTATTAACCACACTAATTAAAATTATTTTTAGTGTCGCATTGACCTATGGCCCGGCAGGTGCAGCAGGTTTTATCGTCAGAAATGTCAGCCGTAAACCGCTGCGCTGGTTGTTGCTGATGATGTTGGAACCAATGCTAAAACGTGCAATGGGGGCGGCGGCAGGTCAATTTGCCAAGGAGAAGCATGAAACGACTGCAAAATGAGATTACGTCATTGGTCAATCGCGGGATGGATAGGCATCTGCGGTTGGCAGTAACCGGCTTGAGCCGCAGCGGGAAAACCGCCTTTATCACTTCTCTGGTGAATCAATTACTTCATGTCCACAGCGGTGCGCGTTTGCCGCTGTTTTCTGCTGTGCGCGAAGATCGTCTGCTTGGTGTTAAGCGTGTGCCGCAGCGTGATTTGGGCATTCAGCGCTTTACTTACGATGAAGGTCTGGCCTCTTTATATGGCACGCCGCCTAATTGGCCAACCCCAACTCGTGGTGTTAGCGAAATTCGTT
The sequence above is drawn from the Yersinia enterocolitica subsp. enterocolitica genome and encodes:
- the pspC gene encoding envelope stress response membrane protein PspC, whose amino-acid sequence is MFKNNSFKNDSFKNDYFKNNVLSKKKLYRVPEEGMIKGVCAGLAHYFDIPVRLIRVMVVLSLFFGLFVFTIAAYIVLTFVLEPAPASSFSEHREATPRQLLDQLEYELGAGEQRLRQVERYVTSETFGVQSRFRQL
- the pspD gene encoding phage shock protein PspD, whose amino-acid sequence is MNNNPARSRAGVVLTTLIKIIFSVALTYGPAGAAGFIVRNVSRKPLRWLLLMMLEPMLKRAMGAAAGQFAKEKHETTAK